A portion of the Trachemys scripta elegans isolate TJP31775 chromosome 9, CAS_Tse_1.0, whole genome shotgun sequence genome contains these proteins:
- the LRRIQ4 gene encoding leucine-rich repeat and IQ domain-containing protein 4 produces MVEFQQSPDANAVNVHFSRADTTILEKDSLQILQETQVTKELEKDALPVHVTDRIFFIDLANKQQTTIPLQIFELEDLEELHLEKNLIESIPGDIHHLKKVKVLYLNENYIHDICEELGQLKCLQSLDLSSNPLSYSSLHIISKLQALRQLRLYDVNLDEFPVEICKCLHHVELLGLSGNNLRYLPKEIVNLRKLKEIYLQKNKFESFPLELCHLLNLEIIDLEQNLVSFVPEEIVSLTNLVKLFLAFNNLLSVPDKLHHCRRLTVLDLSNNLLRRLPPNFKQLTEMNELGLSGNNLEKFPRQICHWMSLCLIYLKNTGLQVLPSSFTRLTCIKILDLSENFFDEFPKEICAMENLEILSLDDNQICEIPPEVTGLSNLKCLGLTGNRFSVFPEEVFLLQSLEKLYLGQDKGIKFMTLPRDISKLQNLKELYLENNCLEYLPPSIGLLSNLEIVDCHNNLLKELPDSICQVQGLQRLLVQNNQLFQLPENLDNLQKLQLVLLDGNPLTDPPIEVCSQGNLAIWEYLREKRHQKAKATKIQAWWRGQMVRKGLGIFAELQKLLKKGKKDKKGKEKPGKGAKGKKK; encoded by the exons ATGGTTGAGTTTCAGCAGAGCCCTGATGCCAACGCAGTGAATGTTCATTTCTCAAGAGCAGATACCACAATTCTTGAGAAGGATAGTTTGCAGATTTTACAGGAAACACAAGTGACAAAAGAACTAGAGAAGGACGCTCTACCTGTACACGTCACAGATCGgatattttttattgatttagcCAATAAGCAACAGACAACTATCCCTTTACAAATCTTTGAACTGGAAGATCTGGAAGAATTGCATTTGGAAAAAAACTTAATTGAAAGCATCCCAGGAGACATCCATCATCTTAAGAAGGTGAAAGTTCTCTATCTGAATGAGAACTATATACACGACATCTGTGAAGAACTTGGGCAGCTGAAATGTCTTCAGAGCTTAGATTTAAGTAGCAATCCACTCTCTTACAGTTCGCTGCATATCATCAGCAAACTGCAGGCACTCCGTCAGCTCAGGCTCTATGATGTAAACTTGGATGAGTTCCCAGTGGAGATCTGTAAATGCCTCCATCATGTTGAGCTGCTTGGACTATCTGGCAATAATCTAAGGTATCTGCCTAAAGAAATAGTGAATCTGAGAAAACTTAAAGAGATCTAcctgcaaaaaaacaaatttgaaagCTTTCCCCTGGAGCTTTGTCATCTTCTTAATTTGGAAATAATAGATCTGGAACAAAATCTAGTGAGTTTTGTCCCTGAAGAGATTGTCTCTTTGACAAATTTAGTGAAACTATTTTTAGCTTTCAATAACCTGTTATCAGTCCCTGATAAATTGCATCACTGTCGGAGACTGACTGTGCTTGATTTGTCTAATAACCTCCTGCGTAGGCTCCCTCCTAACTTCAAGCAGCTCACAGAAATGAACGAGCTTGGTCTGTCTGGTAACAACTTGGAAAAGTTTCCACGTCAGATTTGCCATTGGATGTCCCTTTGCctcatttatttgaaaaacactggCTTGCAAGTGCTACCTTCTTCCTTTACCAGATTAACCTGTATCAAGATATTAGATCTTAGTGAAAATTTCTTTGATGAATTCCCTAAAGAGATCTGTGCTATGGAAAATCTGGAAATATTGTCACTGGATGACAATCAAATATGTGAG ATACCTCCAGAGGTGACGGGACTCTCTAACTTAAAATGCCTTGGTCTGACTGGAAACAGATTCAGTGTCTTTCCAGAAGAAGTCTTTCTCCTTCAGTCATTAGAGAAATTATATCTGGGACAAGATAAAGGGATCAAATTCATGACTCTTCCAAGAGACATCAGCAAACTGCAG aatctGAAAGAGCTGTACCTAGAGAACAATTGTCTGGAGTACCTGCCACCTTCCATAGGCTTGCTGAGCAACTTAGAAATAGTTGACTGTCACAACAACCTCCTTAAAGAACTCCCAGACTCCATATGTCAAGTACAAG GTTTGCAAAGATTGCTTGTTCAGAACAATCAGTTGTTCCAACTCCCAGAAAACTTGGACAATCTTCAGAAGCTGCAGCTTGTCTTGCTGGATGGGAACCCTCTGACAGACCCTCCAATTGAGGTGTGCAGCCAGGGGAACTTGGCTATCTGGGAGTATTTACGGGAAAAGAGGCATCAAAAGGCCAAGGCTACAAAG ATCCAGGCTTGGTGGCGTGGGCAGATGGTGCGGAAGGGGCTTGGAATTTTTGCTGAGCTTCAAAAACTgttaaagaaaggaaagaaagataagaaggggaaagaaaagcctGGCAAAGGTGCAAAGGGCAAAAAGAAGTAA